ATATTTGCTTTCTAGGGAACAAGCGTCATTTTAATAATTTGAACGCACGTGATTACAGAACGGTGGCCCGGATTTCATACTATTTCGGCGTCTTTCACCAATGGCATCTGTGGCAGAACTTTACTACTACCCGGTCAAGTCGTGTAGAGCCGTCTCGTTGAACGAGGTGACTGTCGACTCGTTCGGAttcgaaaacgatcgtcgcttcATGTTCGTCCGAGGCAATGGTCGTTTTCTCAGCCAGCGACAAGAGCCTCGCTTGGCGACAATCAAGGCGACGATCACGACGACTGGgagacgaatcgatcgacTCCGACTCGAGTCATCTTTAGTCGAAAACGCCCTCGAAATTCGACCccgtttcgacggcgaaacgatcgacgttTCGGTATGGGAGGATCGCGTTCGAGGCGTCGATCAGGGCGTCGAAGCCGCCGAATGGCTTCGAGGCATTCTTCGCACGGATTCGGTGCATAACAGGTCAAGAAGGGCATTCCAACATATCCTAACCACCATCTACGGAGTCTATCTCACTTAGACTCGTTGCCGTTCCCGATAAAGACTATAGACGAGATGTTGAGCTTCCTAAGTCGTTTCCCAGTGTTCCTCACTCTCAGTTGTCTTTTACCGATGCTGGCCCCTTGCTTCTCCTATCTGAGAAGTCCCTCGAGGATCTGAATCGAAGACTCGAGGAAAGAACCGGCGAGACGGTAATCTTATTATtttgtttgatttttcttgctACTGGCTACAGTAGCGATGCCATTCGAGCTTCTTAGGTGCCGATGAGCCGCTTTAGGCCCAATATTGTAGTTGCGGGTTGTGACGAGCCTTATGAAGAAGATACCTGGCTTTTGATTCAGATTGGCGCTGTTCCGTTTATGTCGTATCGAAAGGCAACGGTAAGTTTTTTTAGTAGTACAGCCTACAGCATGTGAACGTTCTGCGACCTCGACCAGAGAGGACACTCTACGATAACTGAAAATGCCGAGCAAAGTTGTCGTAGGTACACTACTATGATCTAGGGTTGCGTTATAAAGACGCCAAGTTCATAGTAGTGGGTTTTCACTTTGCGACGGCCCGGGTGCGAGTCGATCTATAAAATTGATTTAGACCCGCTTTACTTGGTTAGAATGCGCAGTAGAAACCAGTCTTCGTATCCCTTTCGTATCAGTAGTTAGATCCCAATGCATTGCATGGCATTCTCTTTGTTTGGCGAGGCGTATTGTTCTAAAAAGTGCGACTTGGGGGGGGGATGCTATTGTTTCATTGTACTTCTCCTAAAAAGTGCACTTGCTTTACAGCGATGTAAAATGACTGGCGTTGATCAGGAGTCTGGCGAAGTTGACAAAATAGGTCCGCTCGAAATTCTTCGCGAATATCGAGCTCCTCGCGGACCCGGAAAAGCTGAATTCGGCCAGCTATTGGTTCCCCTCACGACGGGCGGCACCGTGTCCGTTGGCGACCCGGTGAAAGTGCTAGATCGAAAAAAGACAACATGATAACAGCACAGTTGATACTGTAGTAGAAATAGCTCCGTGCATTATTCAAGGAGTCTTTTCAGAGACTTCTACACGTATACATcgtggacgacgacgatacggCTCAAACTGTTGCGTGTACGTGCAACCTTTAGACTTACTGATTGAGCGGAAGAAATTGACGCAAACCGTTTCACTGCACGTGCACTCGCCGATCGGTTCGAACCGGTTCGTGCAAGGTACCGGTTTCTAATTTGATTACTTCCGGCGCGTGCGAATACTTCCGGCGATACGAAGTACCAGGCGCGCTATTGTACGACATCGGTGCCTGTGACCAATCAGCTCTCAAAGACAATAGATGTTTTAATTCAGTTATAACGTACCAAGCCGTACCTAGCTTTGCACGTGCCACTGTGTGTATTTAAACAGCAAGCTCGATTGAAGCATTTTCAGTTGACGCTCAAAAGCCTTTGCTTCTTCATCAACATGAAAGTTTTCCTAGTTGCTCTTTTTGCTGTTGCTTTTCTTGTGGCTACTAGCTACGGAAAGCCAGGAGGTCgtcgaggcggcggcggcggaggtcgtggcggcggcggtggaggtcgtggcggcggcggcggcggcggaggtcGTGGCGGCGGAGGTCGCCATGACGGCGGTGAAGGTCATGATCATGACGGCGGTGAAGGTCATGATCATGACGGCGGTGAAGGTCATGATCATGACGGCGGTGAGGGCCACCAAGGAGGTCGCCCAGAACGTGAAGTACGCTCCTTCCATATAGTTTTAATTTCTTAACTAAcaattttcctttctcttagCCGTGCCACGACGATCCCACTTCGTGCGACGAAGGTCAATGCTGCCTCGCGTGGACCAACGAAACCAGCGGCGAATTGGTTTCTCACTGCGTGAATACAACTCGAACGACAAAGCGGGGCGATACGAAGACAATCATTCCGTGCATGCTTGATGAGGAAGGAGAAGAGCAAGAGCAAGAAGAAGGCTTCTGTCAATGCACCGAGGAGCTTGAATGCACTCAGCCAGTTCCACGTACGCGTCCTCCTAAACCAGCGGGCACATCAGGCCGCGGAGGAAAGCCTGGCAAGTCCAGAGCCAGCAAACGACAGGACTTGGGAATCTGTACTCCCATGGCCTAAGTTTGGAGATTGTGTCCGCCTGATTAACATTTGCTTTCttcaatgttttcttttttctgaccACAGTTCTATAGAGTTTCTTTTAGAATGatcttttcttcaatttttgtcCTGTTATTTCCACTTTGTTgacaaaattttttgaaaaatcgtACACGAATCCCGGATGCCTCTGATAATAGCGCACTCTAGCAATGACCTGTGCTCACCAAAAAGCGATTCAGCTCTCGCTTCTTCAGTCGAATAGCCCATTGCAGTTGTGCACGTCTGCATGTAAGCTCTACGGAATCCTCTGCTTGACACGCGACGTGTTTTCCGCGCCTAGGCTCTTTATGCAACCTCGGTCGACTGTCactcggcggcgacgtaaAAGCCGAGAACTTTGATGCAATAGAAAGAGATCTAGAAGAGTTTTCTTAGTACGCACGTCTTTTAGAAGATCCATCAGTGAGAAAATGCCTACGCGATCAGCTAGAGGACAGTGAAACGTAAGCCAAGTCTGCATGGACTTAGAACGAGCAGGAACTACAAACGACGTCTAGAAACTGCATTAGCCTGATTGTTTCTGCTGCTTTTATGGACATATTCGTGCAAGCCAATTGGACAGGGCCGCCTTTAGGAGACGAATTGAAACGGATTGTAGATACGGTGCGAGAGCCAATGGGGAAAGAGAGTAGTCGTAATTTTGTGTGCATAGCTTGGAGAAACGTTGTCTTCGACAGTTGAAGAAAGCATTGATTTTGGAGAAGTATGCTAGTGTACTACTGTATTGTGTGCTTCTTCAAGTTGGTTTTTGGGCAGCTCGATCCAGATGTCGTTCATTTTCCAAATCTACTTTCGTGGTCCCAAACTCTTTTAGCCCAGAGCGGCGCGTGTGTGGTAAAGCCTTATGCATTTGTGAATTTCAGCCCTAGTCAGTGTTGTTCCCCAATGACAGACATCCCCGTGGTGGCAGATGagaaatctttttcttcaacagCAGATTGCCGGGAGCCCCATTTCAAGCATATACACGCAAATAGAGGCATTAAGTGAAAGTAATCGTAAACGCTGTGCGGGTGGAAATAGTCACTGAGAGTGCATATAGATTTTACAAAAAAGGAATCTCCGTTTTGTAAATTTGTAGAAGAATCTAAGTCGGTGAAGAACATGCTATGGTCTCCTTTTGGAATACCTTGTCTTTTAGCTTGTTGCACTGTCAGTGCTACTTAGAGCTGGCTCAAATTTACCTTTGTTACGGAAGGATAGATAAAGCTCaggcaaaattaattcttgTAATCATCATAAGCTCTTTCACGGTGTCTTTCAGGATTTTCTTACCGAAGCAATTGAACTGTCTGGTCTAAATGCCGAATTGTCTGGTGAGAGATCTAGCGGGGGGTGATCAGAGACGTTGTGAAtacgttcgtttttttcaaggGTGTcttggaaagagaacgaaattCCAAGAATTTGAAACGGCTCAACTTCTTCTGGTAGTTTCAAAAGGAGGAGAGCGTAGTACAGCACCGGTTGACGCttccaaagaagaaacaacGCCTAGGAACGGTCTACCTAAGGTCAGAGACAAGATTCGTATAGGCAGTACTGTTAAACAAATCTTAGATTGTTCCTTTGATGGACGATGATCTGCTCGACAAAGTTTCTTATTCAGAATCTGCAACTCCTCTAACGTTGACGCCTCTAGAGGAAGCTGTTCTACTCACTATGGGGCAAGACGTTTTTTCAACTACTGTACTGGATAAACGTGAATGAGACTGCTCTTTATTTAATAGCATTTTTATCCTGAAAAGTGGCCCAAAAGCTGGTCATCTATTTATCGAAGACGTCTTTCCTTATATAAACGTAGGTTATTCCTATTGTCTGTATAGCAAGtcgagattttcttttcagtaTATCCTCTCTCAACCGTTGAGCTGGTCTATTCAATTCAAAGCCTTAGATATGAGATCGCTGCTTGAAAACACAAAATCGAAACTCATTGAAAGATCCATGCGTCAACTTGAGGTCGAAATTACGAGAGAAAGTGGCCCAAGTCTTTTAATTTCCTACGTTTTAGGCATTGATCGAATCATTTAACGACACGTCACCTGACGTACTTTTAATCGCTACtcagaatatttttttcaacttTGAAACGTTCTCCTAGGCTGTATTTCGAAAGCACTTGACATTCTCCATTGGACTGCCTCCTATTTGGACTGTCAAGCAGCACTTGGCTAGCACCTTGATGTCACTTGGTTGTGTCGAGAGCGCTCGCGAGCTGTTTGAAAGTATGAAGATGTGGGAGAAGGTCATCGAGTGCTACCAACTTCAAGGACGATTCAAACAGGTTGGAATGCAGATACGAGTCGATGCAAGCGCGAAAatcgccgtttttcttcaggcgGAAAAGAGGATTCGTTCACAGTTAGAAATCAAGAGGACGCCTTATCTTCTTTGTGTCCTTGGAGACGTTACTAGTGTATTTTATGGGGTACAATCTTCGCGTTATTATATCACTCGTTCCTGTCCAGAATTCCGTCTATTATGATGAAGCCTGGGAATTGTCTGAAATGAAAAGTGCTCGAGCTCAGCGATCTTTGGGCTACTACTACCTCAGGAAGAACATGGTATGTACAATAATAGATGCcgcttcgaaacgaacgagTGAGTCGCGTTATAGTGCTCGGAGTGCATTGCGTCTTTTCAAAAGACGTTGAGGCTCAACTCAATGCAGGTGCAGAGATAAGTCACTCTAGAAACCCGCTTTGATCACAGTGTGTTTTAAGGACAAAGTGTGGTTCTCCTTGGGATGTGTTGCCCTTCAAATTGGAGACATGAATTTAGCCAGCAGTGCATTTCACCGATGCGTCACTTTGGAACCGAGTGTAAGCGACTGAATCTTCTAATAGCAGTCGTATAGTTTCTCGACGATTAGAATTTTGAAGCATGGAATAATTTGGCCGCTGTATACatcaaaaaaggcgaaaagtAGTAGATCCCTACCTGGTATTATTAGCTGTATACTGAGTGTTGGCGTCTGTGCAGATCTCGAGCCAAGACGGCGTTTCGCGAGGCTCTCAAAGTCGACTACGAGAATTCTAAAGTGTGGGAAAATTATCTACTTGTTAGTAACCGCAtaggtgaagaaaaaaagcctgTCATACTGAGCACGCGTAGGTTTGTATTGACGTGGCCGATTTTGGCCAAGCAATGGAAGCCTACAATCGCCTTCTGGATTTGAAGGACAAATACGTTGACGAAGAAGTTCTTTCTGTTCTTGTTCGTGGTCTCAAGTGTCTTGTCGAGGAAAAATCGGAAAGCGGTACTGTACTACCTAACAGACTACTGatctttttaaaaaaattttataGCGTCTAGCTGGTATCGGCTAGCTACTCAACTGTTTGGCAGAATTACCTCAAAGGTAAGAAACAGTATTGGCGTCAGGCTAAAAAACGGTACAGTACATGTTTTCATTATTAGCTAACAAAAAGTGCCACAGTGTGGCAGTTGTATGCAAGTTTACTTGACACAGACAGCACTGAtacaaaagagaaagtagGTTTTATAGGATGTGTCTGTCGGCTTCTGATGATATAATGTGGATAGGTATTTCTGTGTTTGCTAAAAGCCCTATCAGCTTCGTTGCAGAGCCAGAAGTTGTTCACAGACCTTCTCGAATTCAAAAATGCAGCTGATTTAGCCGAGCGAGTGAGAAACGGTATGGAGCAGTATTGGCATCTCCTATTATCTACTTACCGTCGAGAATTCAGCTTGGGAAGAGGCAATGAAAAGCCAAAGAGAGCGCGACGATGCCGTTACACTAGATCTCGTTGAAAAAGGCGTCTCAATTCGGCTCTCAGTACGCAAACTGATAGCCTGTGCGAAGGTACGTGGATAAATAAGAGACGATGCTCAACAACGACCCCTTTCGCTCAGCAACTTGATGAAGATGACCGCCTAGACGACGCAAGCGAACGCATTGCTACACTTCAACGCCTGAGCGAGAACGTACAGACAACGTACGacaaaatgaagaaaaaccCAGAATTATAATCGGTTAAGATTCGTCTATCAGTTCTCCATAATAAGCTGTCACGGTCTTTAGCTTTTTATTGACTAAGTGCTGCTCAATTTCAACGTAGCCATTCGGTCCGGCGAGTGATACCAATTGCTCGACGTTTGCATTCCGTGGCACGTACAGCGCCACATTGTCAGATATCGTCAGCGCTTTCTTGAAGATTTCAAACGTGGAAGCAAAAAAGTCAAGGAAATTAATAGGAATAGAAACGTTGCGGGTAAGCAGGTAAATTTACTACAGGTTAGAAAGGATATCCATCTAGTTGAATCATCGTCTTTATGTCAAAGACGGCCTGTGCTAAATATTGGGGCCCTCCCCAAGGAGGGCTgaggaaaacgacgtcaccctaaaaaattcatttccTCTCTAACGTCATTTCATTTTGGACAGCGTCACCTTTATAGAGGGTGCGCAGGCCATAAAATCGCCAACGATAAATTCTATTCGCTCTTCGACTCCATATATCTGTGCGTTGTGACGAGCACAGGCAATTTTGACCGGATCAATGTCAATGGCAATGACTAGGAATCAAGGAAGCCTCCAAAAACGAAAGGGATAATGGTCAACGGGTACTATACCTCGTTCGCACGTCAATGCAAACTGAATAGCATTGCCTCCGACTCCGCAAAAAGCGTCGACTATGACGTCGCAGCGACATCGTTCGGCGATGTGCTTTGCAATGACTTCTGGGGTCACCGAGAACCATCCCTCCCGATCCATGCAAATGCCCTTGTCGTATAGGGAAAACAAGCGATAGCGTTGCGACCAATATTTCACCATTTCTGGATCTTTGGGCGCCTGGAAAAATCGCAGAAAATTGCGCACGGCAACCACGGACGTGCAAATGCGCCCTGTCTACCTCTTTTAGATGAAGGGTGCTCTCGATGTGAGGAGTTTCCGTAGATGCCGTCTCCATGGAGTCATCTTCAGTCTTAGCCGTTTCTGTCGCTAACGTCGGCTGCCTGCGTTGTTGCTTCCCTTGCCTGTAGCTCATGATTTGCCTTTCTGTGACTCGATGGCACTCTTCATATCTGCAAACAGGCCAAGAATC
The Oscarella lobularis chromosome 3, ooOscLobu1.1, whole genome shotgun sequence DNA segment above includes these coding regions:
- the LOC136184499 gene encoding tetratricopeptide repeat protein 27-like, with the protein product MTCAHQKAIQLSLLQSNSPLQLCTSACSLCNLGRLSLGGDYARLLEDPSVRKCLRDQLEDSETNCISLIVSAAFMDIFVQANWTGPPLGDELKRIVDTLGETLSSTVEESIDFGELVFGQLDPDVVHFPNLLSWSQTLLAQSGACVDFLTEAIELSGLNAELSGCLGKRTKFQEFETAQLLLVVSKGGERSTAPVDASKEETTPRNGLPKIVPLMDDDLLDKVSYSESATPLTLTPLEEAVLLTMGKSRFSFQYILSQPLSWSIQFKALDMRSLLENTKSKLIERSMRQLEALIESFNDTSPDAVFRKHLTFSIGLPPIWTVKQHLASTLMSLGCVESARELFESMKMWEKVIECYQLQGRFKQVGMQIRVDASAKIAVFLQAEKRIRSQLEIKRTPYLLCVLGDVTSVFYGNSVYYDEAWELSEMKSARAQRSLGYYYLRKNMCSECIASFQKTLRLNSMQDKVWFSLGCVALQIGDMNLASSAFHRCVTLEPSNFEAWNNLAAVYIKKGEKSRAKTAFREALKVDYENSKVWENYLLVCIDVADFGQAMEAYNRLLDLKDKYVDEEVLSVLVRGLKCLVEEKSESASSWYRLATQLFGRITSKLTKSATVWQLYASLLDTDSTDTKEKVFLCLLKALSASLQSQKLFTDLLEFKNAADLAERVRNAWEEAMKSQRERDDAVTLDLVEKGVSIRLSVRKLIACAKQLDEDDRLDDASERIATLQRLSENVQTTYDKMKKNPEL
- the LOC136185004 gene encoding mitochondrial amidoxime-reducing component 1-like; translated protein: MASVAELYYYPVKSCRAVSLNEVTVDSFGFENDRRFMFVRGNGRFLSQRQEPRLATIKATITTTGRRIDRLRLESSLVENALEIRPRFDGETIDVSVWEDRVRGVDQGVEAAEWLRGILRTDSVHNRLVAVPDKDYRRDVELPKSFPSVPHSQLSFTDAGPLLLLSEKSLEDLNRRLEERTGETVPMSRFRPNIVVAGCDEPYEEDTWLLIQIGAVPFMSYRKATRCKMTGVDQESGEVDKIGPLEILREYRAPRGPGKAEFGQLLVPLTTGGTVSVGDPVKVLDRKKTT